TACCCACCATAAAGTCAATTTGTCCAGCTACCAAGTCGTTAAGTGCTGCAGATTCCCCTTTATAGGGTACGTGTGTTGCTGGTATGCCGGCGGTATAGGTAAAGTTTTCTTCAGCCATATGAACCTGGCTGCCAATACCGGCAGAGCCAAAATTCAGATCTTTGGTTTTGGCGTAAGCGATAAATTCAGCTACATTTTTAACCGGTATCTTGTTGCTTACTGATAAAAGCATTGGGCCGCTAGCTACATTAGTAATGTAAACAAAATCCTTGGCATAGTTAACGGGTAATTTTTTATATAAATTAGGATTTACTGTGAGCATGCTGCCAGAGGCAAGCATGATGGTGTAGCCGTCAGCAGCGGACTGTGCAACATACTCTGCTGCAATATTGCCACCAGCGCCAGGCTTATTTTCTACAATCACGTTTTGACCTAGGTCTTTAGATAATTGTTGGGCTAATAATCTCCCCAATATATCTGTGGTTCCGCCAGCAGCAAAGGGGATAACCAGCTTGATGGGTTTGGTAGGCCAATTTTGCGCCATCGCTACTGATGAAGCTAGTAACAATGAGCCTGCAATTAATAGAATACTTTTGCCTAGCTTGCCGATATGTTGCTTAAACATACTTACTATCTCCGATGGTAATTTGATCTAAATATCTTATCTGCATTTGCAGCAAAAAATTCATTCAGTCTCTATTTGTTAGTTATAAGCTTATGTGTTGCTAGTGTCTCCTCCAGCCATCGGTTGGTGCGATTTCGTTTGAAATTGCGCTAACCAATAATTGGGGTATTGCAAGATATCTAAATCATCTATATGATCTAGATATGTCATCCATTTTGATCTCTGAGTTCATCACAAGTCAAGCCCTAGAAACCCTGCGTTCTAAGCATGCGGTGGTTTATGAGCCTGAGCTATATAAAGATCGACCAGCACTAATTGCTGCGTTGCAAAAAATTGATGCGCTCATTGTGCGTAATCTCACTCAGGTGAATGAAGAGATATTGCTTGGTGCTCCAAATTTAAGAGTGGTTGGTAGGCTTGGAGTTGGCCTAGAGAATATTGAATTGCCTGCATGCGCAAAACGCAATATCAAAGTTATTCCAGCAACCGGTGCAAATGCAGAGTCTGTTGCTGAGTATGTTGTTGGCGCTGCAGTTGCATTAACTAGGGGATTCATTCCCGCAACGATTTCAACCTTGAAGGGCGAATGGCCTCGCCCCCGTTTTTCTTCATACCATGAGTTTTTGGGTAAATCCCTTGGCATTGTTGGTTTTGGAAGTATCGGAAGAGTGGTGGCTAAAAAGGGAAATGCTTTTGGTTTGCAATGCATTGCATATGATCCAATGCTATCTGGTGGTTCTGTGGAGCTGGATGGTTTTTCAGTGCCTTTGCTACCTTTAAATGAACTGCTCGCACAAAGTGATGCTGTCACTTTGCACCTTCCTTTCTTGCCTGAGACAAAAAATCTATTTAATGCTTCCACTCTCGATCAAATGAAGCATGGCGCTTGCCTTGTGAATACTGCTCGTGGCGGTATTGTTGATGAGAGAGCGTTGGCAGAGCGTTTGCGCTCTGGTCGTTTAGGTGGTGCCGCTATGGATGTATTCGAAAGTGAGCCAGCAAAGGACTTAAGTCATTTTGTTGGCATCGAAAATCTTATTTTGACTCCGCATGTAGCGGGTGTAACGCATGAAAGTAATGAGCGCGTCAGTCAAATGATTGCCGATGAAGTCAATCTATTTTTGGGGGTCTAGGGTGAATCTGTCTTATCAAGAAATGCTTGAGTTGGCTTCATCTGGATTAAGGGCGGCCGGCATTGGAGAAAAAGCAGCATATGAGACTGCGCAATTTTTGGCATTGGCTGAGCTTGATGGACTAGCTTCTCATGGATTAGCCCGCGTATCTCAATATGCTGGACATGCCAAAAATGGTCGTATTGAGTTATCACCAAAAATTAAGGCGCGTCCATTCAAGACCTCAGCCGCATTGGTTGATGCCTGTGATGGGCTTGCATTTCCTGCGCTGCGTTTTGCAACTGATCTATCTGTTAATTTAGCGTCCAAAACTGGAGTTGGTCTAGTTGCCGTTACCAATAGTCATCACTTTGGTGTTGCGGGGCATTTTGCTGAAGCTGCAGCTCGTGCTGGCTACATCTCTTTATTGTTTGGTAATACACCGGCAGCTATGCCGATGGTGGGCGGCAGTAAAGCATTGTTTGGTACCAATCCTTTAGCTGCTGCATTTCCAGTTGCTAATCAAGATCCACTCGTGATTGATATGTCTCTTTCTGCGGTAGCCCGTGGCAAGTTATTGGTAGCAGCTAAAAAGGGTGAGTCTATCCCTGAGGGTTGGGCATTGACTGCTGATGGTAAGCCAACTACCGATCCTAACGAAGGACTCAAGGGATTAATGGTGCCTCTTGGCGGGGATAAGGGTGCCTTACTTGCCCTCATTATTGAGTTGTTAGTTGTAGGTTTGTCTGGAAGCCGTTTTTCATATGAGGCAGATTCTTTTTTTGATGCCAAAGGTAACCGCCCTCGCATCGGACAGCTCTTATTAACAATTGATCCGGGTTTAGCGGGTGGTCAAGTATTTGCAAGCAAGATGCAGGAGTTTTTGAAGACTTTAGCATCCGATGCGGGAACTCGAGTTCCAGGGCAAAGACGTTTTAAACAGCGTGCATCAGGCTTTAAAGATGGCATCAATGTTTCTGATGTAGTTGTAGAAGAAATTCGGGCTGGCATTCGTCAGTCATGGAAATAGCAGTCATTTAATGGGATTAAAGAGGAGAAGATCATGATCCATTTTGTCGTGCATGAGCCAGGAGATGGCGTAGGTGTTGTGGTGGTTGAAGGCGTGAAAGCTGGAGACGACTTGATTGGTTGGGTAATGGATGGTGATTTAACACTCAATATGAAGTCTGAGAGTGATATTCCAATCGGTCACAAAATTTCTTTGAATGACTTCAAGCCAGGCGATACGGTGATGAAGTATGGCGTTGATATTGGAAAAGTAGTTGCCCCGATTAAAAAGGGTGAGCATCTGCATGTTCAAAACGTTAAAACTAAGCGCTGGTAATCCAGGCCCTTATTCACCTATTCATTGAGAAAGAAAAAAATGATTAATTTGAAAGACGCGACCTTTATGGGTTACCGCCGTGAAAACGGCCGCATGGGCATTCGTAACCATGTATTAATTTTGCCTTTGGATGACTTGTCTAATGCAGCTTGCGAAGCGGTTGCAAACAACATTAAGGGAACTCAGGCTATTCCTCACTCCTATGGCCGTTTGCAGTTTGGCGCTGACTTGGATCTACACTTCCGTACTTTGATCGGAACTGGTGCTAATCCAAACGTTGCTGCTGTAGTGGTGATTGGTATTGAGCCACAGTGGACCAAAATCGTGGTTGATGGCATCAAAGCTTCTGGCAAGCCAGTAGAAGGTTTCTGGATTGAGGGCAATGGGGATACTGCAACGATTGCTGCGGCAAGTAAGGCTGCTTACAAAATGATGAAGCATGCATCCAAGCAACAACGCGTTAAAGCACCATTGTCCGAGCTATGGGTATCTACAAAGTGTGGTGAGTCTGATACCACTTCAGGTTGCGGCGCAAATCCTACAGTTGGCGATGCATTTGACAAGCTCTACGGCATTGGCTCAACCTTGGTATTTGGTGAGACTACTGAGTTAACCGGTGGCGAGCATTTGGTAGAGGCACGTTGCCGCACTCCAGAAGTGAAGAAAAAGTTCCGCGAAATGTTTGATCGCTATCAAGATGTGATCGAGCGTCATAAAACTAGCGACTTATCTGACTCACAGCCAACTAAGGGCAATATCGCCGGTGGTTTAACTACGATTGAAGAAAAAGCCTTAGGAAATATTCAGAAAATCGGTAAGAAATGTATCGTTGATAGTGTCTTAGATAAGGGTGAGGAGCCAAAGATCTCTGGCTTGCACTTTATGGATTCCTCATCAGCTGCTGCTGAGATGGTGACTTTGTGTGCTGCTGCTGGATTTGCCGCTCACTTCTTCCCAACAGGCCAAGGCAACGTCATCGGTAACGCAATTCTTCCGGTCATTAAGATTTGTGCCAATCCAAAAACAGTTCGTACGATGGGTGAGCACATTGACGTTGATGTGTCAGGCCTTTTGCGTCGTGAAGAGAATATGGATCAGGCAGGTGATAAGTTATTGGAGTGCCTATTGCGCACTGCTGATGGCGAATTGACTGCCTCTGAGATTCTCGGTCACCGTGAATTTGTATTGACGCGTTTATACGAATCAGCGTAAGTCTTACAGCATGAAATCCCTGACCGCTTATCAAGAAGTAAAGCAGAAGATCACCGAAGATCTGGTCAGGGGTCGTTATCCCATGGGGCAGGCATTGCCTGCCGAAAAGGATTTATCAAAAGAGTTAGATGTATCTATAGGAACCCTGCGCAAAGCGGTAGATGAGTTGGTTGCTGAAGGCATTGTGGTTCGTCGCCAAGGCAGGGGTACCTATGTTGCTGAGCATGACCTCAAGCGTTTGCTCTATTACTTTTTCCACGTTGTCAAACATGATGCCGACAAAAAAATTAACCCAAGGGTTGAGCTGGTTTCGTTGACCAGTGCCGTTGCAAACAAGGAAGAGGCTAGTAAGCTCGAGATTAAAGAAGGTGCCGCAGTATGGCGCCTCGTCAACTGCCTTTATCTAGACGATAAATGCGTCATGATTGATCAGATTACGCTTGATAAAAGGCGTTTTCAAAAACTGAACCGAGCTGATTACATTAATCGCGAGGGCAGCATTTACCAGTTGTACCAAATGAAATATGGCCAGACTGTTGTTCGTAGTAGTGAGCGCTTAAGAGCAGGGCTTGCAAGCAAGCAGCATGCTGAGTGGCTTGGTATTAAGCCCAATGCTCCTGTATTGTTTATACGAAGAGTAGCTCTTGGTATCCAGGATGATCCTATTGAGTGGCGTGTATCCACATTAAATACAGATCAACATGAGTATTTTAGTGAATTGATTGCTTAAGTTTTCGACATCAAAGTAATGCAATTTATCAAAAATATTCCGGGAATACTGTTTTCAACAGTAGTTGCCTTGGTGGCTATCGAGATGTCTGGTAGATACCCAGCTTTGGGCAAAAGCGGTTTAAGTATTTTGACCCTAGCTATTTTGATTGGCATTGCAATAGGCAATATGCCAATTTATAAATTTTTGATTTCTTATTGTGGTGCTGGAATTAATTTCTCCAAGCAAAAAGTCTTGCGCCTCGGAATTATTTTGTATGGTTTCCGATTAACTTTTCAAGATATTGGCGAGGTAGGCTTTAGTGGAATTGTGATTGACGCCTTTATGTTGACATCAACTTTCGTTTTGGCGGTATATCTAGGTATGAAGTATTTCAAATTAGATCGAGATACTTCAGTCTTAATTGGCGCGGGAAGTTCCATCTGTGGTGCTGCTGCAATTCTTGCCACTGAGCCTATCTTAAAGGCCTCAAATGAGCGAGTTGCTGTAGCGATTTCGACGATCGTGATATTTGGTACGCTATCTATTTTTATTTACCCAGTGATTTACTCATATTGTTTATTCAATTACGCAGAATATTGCGGCCCAGAGAAATTTGGAATTTATATTGGCTCAACTATCCATGAGGTAGCACAGGTGGTGGCGACGGCTGATGCGATTGGCGAGGATGTTACCAATACTGCAGTCATTGCAAAAATGGTTCGTGTCATGATGTTGGCACCGTTTTTAATTGCGGTATCTGCCCTAGTTTCTTTTTGGGAAAAATCGAAGAATGTGCCAGGATCTGGTGATATTGAGGCTAATGCCAAGAAAAATTCCTTTGGACAATTTTTCCCCGTATTTGCTATCTTCTTTTTAATTGCGATTGGCATTAATTCAACAGGCTATATCAGCTCATCGATGCGTACCAATTTAATTTATTTAGATAACTTCCTGTTAGCTTTAGCTATGGGTGCGCTTGGTCTCACCACGCATCTTTCGGCAGTAGCGAAGGCAGGAATTAAACCCTTGCAGTTAGCTGCAGTTTTATTTGTGTGGCTAGTGATTGGTGGCGCAGTGATCAATACTGCGGCAGGCAGATTTCTATAAACCGGTTGGTTTATTGTGAAACTGCCTCACGAATCATCCCGGCAGCAACCGTATGATTAGTTGCCTCATCAATCAAGATGAAAGCGCCAGTGCGTTGAGACTGATCAAACAAGTCGGCAACGATTGGTTTTTGCAGAATGAAATCCACACGGCCAATTTCATTAGTCGAGAGTGCATGAATATCACTTGCATTCGAAAGCGTTTGAACATCTAGAACTTGTTGAATATTCTTCACTTTTGCGCCAACAGTATTGGTAGTGTGACGTAAAGCATATTTACGGCTTAACGAGAGAGGTTCGCTATCTAACCAGCACAAATCAGCTGAAAGTTGCTTACTCAATACTGGTGGTTTGCTGTCATCAGCGCTAATGAATAGAGAGCCACGGGAGATATCAATATCTTCTGCTAGTTGAATCGCAACGGCTTGTCCAGTTTCGGCTGAATCTACAGCGTTGCTTCCATTGGTTTGCTTGCTGCTTGAGCGATTACCCAAATAGATCTCGGCAACGGTCGCTTCGGAGCCACCTGGTAACACCTTGATTTTCTGGCCTTTGTGAATACTGCCCGATTCAATTTCACCCAGGTAACCACGGAAGTCATCAGAAGCGCTGCCATCTTGACGGGCCACATATTGCACCGGGAAACGTAAGGCGAGTTTTTCAGATTCAGGGCTGGTGTCCAAACTTTCTAACCATGCAAGCAAAGTAGGTCCTTTATACCAAGGTGTATACTTACTGGCAGTAACCACATTAGCGCCCAATAGAGCAGAAATCGGAATCAAAGTAGGCTTTGGCAAACCAATTTTCTGAGCGAGATCTTCAATAGAAGTTTTAATGGTGTTGTAGATCTTCTCATCAAATTCAAATAAATCCATCTTATTAATAGCAAACACCACATGACGCAATCCCAATAAATGCACAATGGCCGCATGACGTTTGGTTTGTGCCAATAAAGTCGCTGGTGTAGTGCTTAGATCAACACGAGTTGCATCAACCAAAATCACAGCTACATCAGATTGTGATGCGCCAGTAACCAGGTTGCGAGTATATTGCTCATGACCAGGAGCATCAGCCACAATGAACTTGCGCTTCGGTGTTGAGAAATACCGATACGCCACATCAATCGTGATGCCTTGCTCACGTTCGGCCTCAAGGCCATCGGTCAAGAGGGCTAAGTCAACTCCAGCGTCAGATGAGGTGACACGAGCATGCTTAGTTTTTGAAAGAGACTCTAGTTGGTCTACCAAAATAGACTTAGTGTCATATAGTAGGCGACCAATAAGTGTGCTCTTACCATCATCGACGCTACCAGCGGTAATGAAGCGCACAACGTTTTGATTTTGATTGGTAGTCATTAGAAGTAACCTTCTTTCTTACGGCGCTCCATTGAGGCCTCATTGGTTTGATCATCCATGCGAGTTGCACCTCGTTCGGTGATTTCAGTAATTGCTGTCTCGGCAATGATCTCTAGTGGGTTGGCGGCAGTACTCAAAACTGGGCAGGTGCAGCTGATGTCGCCAACGGTACGGAAGCGGACGCTGAGAATTTCACTAATGTCACCAGGTGCCTTTGGTGTCACATCGGTCACAGGTACCAAAAGATTGTTCTTCTTTACTACTTCACGTTGATGGGTGTAGTAGATACTCGGTAAAGCGAGGTTTTCACGGGCGATGTATTGCCAGATATCGAGCTCAGTCCAATTAGAGATTGGGAACACGCGCATGTTTTCGCCTTTGGCGATGCGGGCGTTATAGAGATTCCAGAGCTCGGGGCGCTGTGCCTTAGGATCCCATTGGCCAAATTCATCGCGGAAAGAGAAGATGCGCTCTTTAGCGCGAGCCTTTTCTTCATCACGGCGTGCGCCACCCATGAGGGCATCAAATTCGTACTCAGCGATGGTTTCAAGCAGGGTTACAGCTTGTGCAGCATTGCGTGAATCGGTTTCTTTGCGAAGGCGCACAGTCCCTTTTTTGATGGAGTCCTCAACGTGACCAACGATGAGTTTCACACCAGTATTTTTGACAACATCATCACGATACTGAATCACTTCAGGATAGTTATGTCCTGTATCGATATGCAAAATGGGGAATGGTAGCTTTACAGGGCGATCACCAAATTGGAAGGCTTTACGAGCTAAATGAAACATCACAATCGAATCCTTACCACCCGAGAAGAGCATTGCTGGATTTGAGCATTGCGCAACCACTTCTCGAATGATGTAAATCGATTCGGCTTCTAGCCAATCTAAGTGATCATCAAGTAATTTTTGTTCTGACATGCTGTAAGTTATTTCTACTAAGTTTTAATGAATAAGTTATTTATTAACGTGCAAGCCGCACTCTTTGCTATCGCTTTGTAGCCACCACCAGCGGCCAGCCCGAATATCCTCGCCCTTCTTTACCTGGCGGGTGCAGGGCTCACAGCCAATGCTAGGGTAGCCTTTGAGATGTAGCGGGTGGATTGGGACGTTCTCTTGTTTAATGTAAGCCCAGACATCGGCTTCACTCCAATCAAACAAAGGATTGAACTTGGCAATACCTCTTACATCATCTAGTTCTTCTAAATTGAGTTCTGTGCGAGTAGTAGATTGCTCACGACGTTGACCGGTTATCCAGGCATCGGCACCAAGCAATGCTGCATTCAGTGGTTTGATTTTGCGTGCACCACAGCATGCTTTTTTGGGTTCTTCACCCTCATAAAAACCATTCATGCCATATTGATCGATAAAAGCCTGTACATCACTTTCTTGTGGATACACTTTTTCAATAGCTAGGCCGTAATGATCTTCAGTCGTTTTGACCATATCAACGGTTTCTTGATGCAGACGACCAGTAGCTAAAGTAAATAACTTAATCTTTGCATTGGCTTTGCTAATCGCATCTGTTACCACCATATCTTCTGCAGCCAAGCTCGTTGCAAAACGAACATCAGAAAAGCGCTGAGAAATATCGCTTAAGCGCTGCTTTAAAGTGGCAGACTTTTGTGCAAGTTCCGCTGGCGATAAGACGCTTGGTGGAATGGA
Above is a genomic segment from Polynucleobacter wuianus containing:
- a CDS encoding UxaA family hydrolase, producing MINLKDATFMGYRRENGRMGIRNHVLILPLDDLSNAACEAVANNIKGTQAIPHSYGRLQFGADLDLHFRTLIGTGANPNVAAVVVIGIEPQWTKIVVDGIKASGKPVEGFWIEGNGDTATIAAASKAAYKMMKHASKQQRVKAPLSELWVSTKCGESDTTSGCGANPTVGDAFDKLYGIGSTLVFGETTELTGGEHLVEARCRTPEVKKKFREMFDRYQDVIERHKTSDLSDSQPTKGNIAGGLTTIEEKALGNIQKIGKKCIVDSVLDKGEEPKISGLHFMDSSSAAAEMVTLCAAAGFAAHFFPTGQGNVIGNAILPVIKICANPKTVRTMGEHIDVDVSGLLRREENMDQAGDKLLECLLRTADGELTASEILGHREFVLTRLYESA
- a CDS encoding Bug family tripartite tricarboxylate transporter substrate binding protein, with translation MFKQHIGKLGKSILLIAGSLLLASSVAMAQNWPTKPIKLVIPFAAGGTTDILGRLLAQQLSKDLGQNVIVENKPGAGGNIAAEYVAQSAADGYTIMLASGSMLTVNPNLYKKLPVNYAKDFVYITNVASGPMLLSVSNKIPVKNVAEFIAYAKTKDLNFGSAGIGSQVHMAEENFTYTAGIPATHVPYKGESAALNDLVAGQIDFMVGNLTAATGFAKAGQIKPLAVTSLKRSKQLPDVPTVAESGIPGFESTGWFGLVAPANTPKAITDKIYAATVKAVNSEALRASLDLNGLTAVVNNQKDFESQVKAESVVWEKVIKGRNISAQ
- a CDS encoding YeiH family protein — protein: MQFIKNIPGILFSTVVALVAIEMSGRYPALGKSGLSILTLAILIGIAIGNMPIYKFLISYCGAGINFSKQKVLRLGIILYGFRLTFQDIGEVGFSGIVIDAFMLTSTFVLAVYLGMKYFKLDRDTSVLIGAGSSICGAAAILATEPILKASNERVAVAISTIVIFGTLSIFIYPVIYSYCLFNYAEYCGPEKFGIYIGSTIHEVAQVVATADAIGEDVTNTAVIAKMVRVMMLAPFLIAVSALVSFWEKSKNVPGSGDIEANAKKNSFGQFFPVFAIFFLIAIGINSTGYISSSMRTNLIYLDNFLLALAMGALGLTTHLSAVAKAGIKPLQLAAVLFVWLVIGGAVINTAAGRFL
- the cysD gene encoding sulfate adenylyltransferase subunit CysD codes for the protein MSEQKLLDDHLDWLEAESIYIIREVVAQCSNPAMLFSGGKDSIVMFHLARKAFQFGDRPVKLPFPILHIDTGHNYPEVIQYRDDVVKNTGVKLIVGHVEDSIKKGTVRLRKETDSRNAAQAVTLLETIAEYEFDALMGGARRDEEKARAKERIFSFRDEFGQWDPKAQRPELWNLYNARIAKGENMRVFPISNWTELDIWQYIARENLALPSIYYTHQREVVKKNNLLVPVTDVTPKAPGDISEILSVRFRTVGDISCTCPVLSTAANPLEIIAETAITEITERGATRMDDQTNEASMERRKKEGYF
- a CDS encoding hydroxyacid dehydrogenase; the encoded protein is MSSILISEFITSQALETLRSKHAVVYEPELYKDRPALIAALQKIDALIVRNLTQVNEEILLGAPNLRVVGRLGVGLENIELPACAKRNIKVIPATGANAESVAEYVVGAAVALTRGFIPATISTLKGEWPRPRFSSYHEFLGKSLGIVGFGSIGRVVAKKGNAFGLQCIAYDPMLSGGSVELDGFSVPLLPLNELLAQSDAVTLHLPFLPETKNLFNASTLDQMKHGACLVNTARGGIVDERALAERLRSGRLGGAAMDVFESEPAKDLSHFVGIENLILTPHVAGVTHESNERVSQMIADEVNLFLGV
- a CDS encoding GntR family transcriptional regulator, with protein sequence MKSLTAYQEVKQKITEDLVRGRYPMGQALPAEKDLSKELDVSIGTLRKAVDELVAEGIVVRRQGRGTYVAEHDLKRLLYYFFHVVKHDADKKINPRVELVSLTSAVANKEEASKLEIKEGAAVWRLVNCLYLDDKCVMIDQITLDKRRFQKLNRADYINREGSIYQLYQMKYGQTVVRSSERLRAGLASKQHAEWLGIKPNAPVLFIRRVALGIQDDPIEWRVSTLNTDQHEYFSELIA
- a CDS encoding phosphoadenylyl-sulfate reductase; the encoded protein is MTQQNLQNSLEKPTFWSIPPSVLSPAELAQKSATLKQRLSDISQRFSDVRFATSLAAEDMVVTDAISKANAKIKLFTLATGRLHQETVDMVKTTEDHYGLAIEKVYPQESDVQAFIDQYGMNGFYEGEEPKKACCGARKIKPLNAALLGADAWITGQRREQSTTRTELNLEELDDVRGIAKFNPLFDWSEADVWAYIKQENVPIHPLHLKGYPSIGCEPCTRQVKKGEDIRAGRWWWLQSDSKECGLHVNK
- a CDS encoding Ldh family oxidoreductase, which gives rise to MKSIYFWGSRVNLSYQEMLELASSGLRAAGIGEKAAYETAQFLALAELDGLASHGLARVSQYAGHAKNGRIELSPKIKARPFKTSAALVDACDGLAFPALRFATDLSVNLASKTGVGLVAVTNSHHFGVAGHFAEAAARAGYISLLFGNTPAAMPMVGGSKALFGTNPLAAAFPVANQDPLVIDMSLSAVARGKLLVAAKKGESIPEGWALTADGKPTTDPNEGLKGLMVPLGGDKGALLALIIELLVVGLSGSRFSYEADSFFDAKGNRPRIGQLLLTIDPGLAGGQVFASKMQEFLKTLASDAGTRVPGQRRFKQRASGFKDGINVSDVVVEEIRAGIRQSWK
- a CDS encoding flagellar biosynthesis protein FlgA — protein: MIHFVVHEPGDGVGVVVVEGVKAGDDLIGWVMDGDLTLNMKSESDIPIGHKISLNDFKPGDTVMKYGVDIGKVVAPIKKGEHLHVQNVKTKRW
- a CDS encoding sulfate adenylyltransferase subunit 1, which codes for MTTNQNQNVVRFITAGSVDDGKSTLIGRLLYDTKSILVDQLESLSKTKHARVTSSDAGVDLALLTDGLEAEREQGITIDVAYRYFSTPKRKFIVADAPGHEQYTRNLVTGASQSDVAVILVDATRVDLSTTPATLLAQTKRHAAIVHLLGLRHVVFAINKMDLFEFDEKIYNTIKTSIEDLAQKIGLPKPTLIPISALLGANVVTASKYTPWYKGPTLLAWLESLDTSPESEKLALRFPVQYVARQDGSASDDFRGYLGEIESGSIHKGQKIKVLPGGSEATVAEIYLGNRSSSKQTNGSNAVDSAETGQAVAIQLAEDIDISRGSLFISADDSKPPVLSKQLSADLCWLDSEPLSLSRKYALRHTTNTVGAKVKNIQQVLDVQTLSNASDIHALSTNEIGRVDFILQKPIVADLFDQSQRTGAFILIDEATNHTVAAGMIREAVSQ